From Pedobacter aquae:
GGCGCCCAATGGGTATAATCAGCGTCTCTATATTTAATATTTGCGGTATCCAGATAATTCCATTTAGCACCGTTTATAGATTCTGCAATACCTATTCTGGTACCATGTACCCAAGTTACTCCGTCTAAATCTGAAGCATTTGCTCTTCTGTTGGTGTAAAACATAAGCCATTTTTGAGTTTTAGTATTAAAAATCACTACAGGGTCTGCTGCACCATCAAAAATAGGGTCTCTAAAAAGTGGTTTATCTGCCTGTTCTAAGGTGCTTTTTTTTACAAAACAGGATGAAAAACAAAGAATAATGGCTAAAAAGCATAATCTAAAAAGCATCATAAATTAAGGGTGACGGTAGTTTACTATGTTAATAAAAGGTTTAGGTGCTGGTTTCATCCCTTTACCCATATAAAAGCCGGTGTGTGGTGGCTGGTTATAGCCAACATTTTGCCAAGCAATACTTAAACGATAATGCGGGTCATGCATTAAGGTATATTGTCTTATGGTGGTAGGGATGGTTGTGGTATAGATACGCAATTCCTTATTATCAGCACTGCGGAGGATGAGTTCTTCTCGCCAATCGCCTAAAATATCAGCAGATAATGCGGGTGTAGATTTTGTGCCGTTGTTAGAAACAGCACCATCAGCAGTAAAAATTCTGCCTTTTCCATACTTCTCAATATAGTTTCCGTTTAAAAGTTCTCTACTTAAATCGCCATCCCAATAAATTAAAAAATTAGTTGAGCGAGGTGCCAAACCTATTTTTTCTCCTTTTATCGTATATAAATCTGGAGAACCAGCCCACCACATTTGAGCGCCTACTCTTGTGGTATCAATATTTGCAGCTACGCCTCTTCCAATATCCTCGTTATCGGCAGCTTTAAATAAAATCTTACCCGTAGCAGCTTCATAAAGGGCAACACCAGGACCTGTAGTACCTTCCTCTATTTCATGTACACCAAATACCTCTAAGCCGGGATGATCAGGGTCTAAATCGCTTACATGAAGGGCATCGCCATGTCTTAAGCCTGTTGAGTATAAACCTTTACCATTATCATCAACCACCATAGCGCCAAAAACAATTTCGTCTTTTCCGTCTTGGTCGACATCGGCAACAGATAAATTATGATTTCCCATCCCTGAAAAAGGATTTTTACCATCTTTAGAATCAAACACCCACCTAGAGCTTAGTTTTCCTTCTCTAAAATCAAAAGCGGCTAAAACAGTTCTACCATAATAGCCTCTGCCCATCACCAAACTTGGGCGTTTACCATCTAAATAAGCAATGCAAGCGGTATATCTGTCTACTCTATTTCCTGTCTTATCATTACCACCATTACCACCAACCCCGCCCCAAGTACCAATATCTCCTCTTGAAGGAATATAATCAACTGTAGCTAAGGCTTCTCCCGTTTTACCACTAAATATGGTCAAATACTCCGGCCCTGATAAAATTTTACCATAAGTAGGCGCTCTTTTATTTAAGGTATCTCGCCAATCTGTCTGGGCATCTCCGATAATTTTTCCTTTACCGTCTGTAGTACCATCTGCTGTTTTGCAAGCAAATTCGGCTATGCCATCACCATCTAAATCATACACCATAAACTGGGTATAATGGGCGCCTTCTCTGATGTTTTTTCCGAGATTAATTTCCCAGAGAAATGTACCATCAGACTTATAAGCTTGAAAAATGGGTGGGTCTGTTAAACCTGCTGAGCTATTATCTCTGCCCCTACCAGATTGATGTAGAATAAAATCATATTGACCATCGCCATCTAAATCTCCTACAGATAAATCATTAGGAACGTAACCCGTGATGTTTTTTAAAGGGATAGACAAATAAGGTTTTTCTTCGGCGTTAGCAGCAATGGTAAATTCGCCTTTTTCTGTTTGTTCTTTTTTGTTAATAATGCTTTTAACAAACCATGTATTTACTTTGGTTTCTTTAGCTGTTGAATCTATAATACAAGTAGCACCTGTTATAGGTCTAGCATTTATTTTAACGGGCTGTTCATCACCAGATTTTCTGTAAACATTAAAAGCTACATCAGGCGCATCGGTACCTAAAACACGCCAACTCACATAATAATGATGATTGCCCTTATAAATAGCAACCACGCCACGGTCTAGCGCCTCCATTTGCTTTTGCGCAAACAAGAAATTTATGGTAGCAAAAAGAAATACGAGTAGTAAACCAGATTTTTTTAGACTTATAGTCATGTAGTTTAAATAATTATAATTGGTAGCTCCAAAATATGAAATTCTATTTATGCAGGCATCATGTACCATCCTGAAAAGCAAACATCAATCATTTATTTATCAGGATGAAACAGGATGATTAATCATTTGATTATTTACAATTTGCTTCAACCAATTATTAAATTTCTCATGTTTATAAAAACACCAAAATACT
This genomic window contains:
- a CDS encoding rhamnogalacturonan lyase gives rise to the protein MTISLKKSGLLLVFLFATINFLFAQKQMEALDRGVVAIYKGNHHYYVSWRVLGTDAPDVAFNVYRKSGDEQPVKINARPITGATCIIDSTAKETKVNTWFVKSIINKKEQTEKGEFTIAANAEEKPYLSIPLKNITGYVPNDLSVGDLDGDGQYDFILHQSGRGRDNSSAGLTDPPIFQAYKSDGTFLWEINLGKNIREGAHYTQFMVYDLDGDGIAEFACKTADGTTDGKGKIIGDAQTDWRDTLNKRAPTYGKILSGPEYLTIFSGKTGEALATVDYIPSRGDIGTWGGVGGNGGNDKTGNRVDRYTACIAYLDGKRPSLVMGRGYYGRTVLAAFDFREGKLSSRWVFDSKDGKNPFSGMGNHNLSVADVDQDGKDEIVFGAMVVDDNGKGLYSTGLRHGDALHVSDLDPDHPGLEVFGVHEIEEGTTGPGVALYEAATGKILFKAADNEDIGRGVAANIDTTRVGAQMWWAGSPDLYTIKGEKIGLAPRSTNFLIYWDGDLSRELLNGNYIEKYGKGRIFTADGAVSNNGTKSTPALSADILGDWREELILRSADNKELRIYTTTIPTTIRQYTLMHDPHYRLSIAWQNVGYNQPPHTGFYMGKGMKPAPKPFINIVNYRHP